The following are encoded together in the Sparus aurata chromosome 1, fSpaAur1.1, whole genome shotgun sequence genome:
- the cdc6 gene encoding cell division control protein 6 homolog — protein sequence MPSTRSQGQAQPTLAFPRRKSCRVPSTPKTPKLEKSPAPSPSKLERKQLPRIGPLSPRRPAHLHTPLSPRHPAVKPASPGLQPRLPLSPRKRTGDDNVCNLGAGLLGSPPKQSKPSVASPRKLGFDENSPVLARRQLVPSSPRQPLSPATGSSPRRQGALAGSPARQNSAKKLPVTRLFAEKSRFQSVKQALHTAIPERLLSREAERASIRSFLEEKVLQRLPGSLYISGAPGTGKTACLNCVVQEMKAELSSVQTVVVNCMSLRSSHAIFPLLADKLKAPGGQNGLQRFLSASGPAVLLVLDEMDQLDSKAQDVLYTIFEWPYLPESRLCLIGIANALDLTDRILPRLQARPHCRPQLLHFPPYSRQELTAIVQDRLSQASADGIMDASAVQFCARKVSAVSGDARKALDICRRAVEVVESDERKKTSDPEAETKASRVSLPQVARVLSEVYGDRMASQCGGSDGESFPLQQKLLVCCLLLLIRNGKSKEIVLGKLHEVYSRLCAQRQVSAVGQGECLSLCSLLESRGIIALKKAKEARLTKVFLKIEEKDVENALKDRTLLGSILAAGLPS from the exons ATGCCCAGCACACGCTCTCAGGGCCAGGCTCAGCCCACGCTGGCGTTCCCTCGCCGCAAATCCTGCAGAGTTCCCTCGACTCCCAAGACGCCAAAGCTGGAGAAATCTCCGGCTCCATCGCCAAGCAAACTGGAACGCAAACAGCTGCCCCGGATCGGACCGCTCTCCCCGAGACGTCCTGCTCACCTGCACACTCCTCTCTCACCCAGACATCCTGCAGTGAAGCCGGCGTCCCCCGGCCTCCAGCCACGGCTTCCACTCAGCCCCCGCAAACGCACAG GTGATGATAACGTCTGTAACCTTGGCGCCGGCCTGTTGGGTTCACCGCCGAAGCAGAGCAAGCCGTCCGTGGCCTCGCCCCGAAAGCTCGGCTTTGACGAGAACTCGCCGGTGTTGGCTCGCCGTCAGCTTGTCCCCTCCTCGCCACGCCAGCCGCTGTCTCCCGCCACAGGATCGTCTCCGCGGCGACAGGGAGCGCTCGCTGGAAGCCCCGCCCGCCAAAACTCGGCGAAGAAGCTGCCGGTCACTCGACTCTTTGCAGAAA AGTCGAGGTTTCAGAGCGTGAAGCAGGCGCTGCACACCGCCATCCCCGAGCGGCTGCTGTCCCGAGAGGCCGAGCGGGCGTCCATCCGATCCTTCCTGGAGGAGAAGGTCCTGCAGCGCCTCCCCGGCAGCCTCTACATCTCCGGAGCTCCAGGGACTGGCAAGACGGCCTGCCTCAACTGTGTTGTGCAGGAGATGAAG GCCGAGCTGTCGTCCGTTCAGACGGTGGTGGTGAACTGTATGAGCCTGCGCAGCTCCCACGCCATCTTCCCGCTGCTGGCCGACAAGCTGAAAGCTCCCGGCGGACAGAACGGACTGCAGAGGTTCCTGTCGGCCTCGGGCCCGGCTGT GCTTCTTGTTCTGGACGAGATGGACCAGCTGGACAGTAAAGCTCAGGACGTCCTCTACACCATCTTTGAGTGGCCGTACCTGCCCGAGTCTCGCCTCTGCCTCATCG GTATAGCCAACGCTCTGGATCTGACGGACCGGATCCTGCCCCGGCTGCAGGCCCGGCCTCACTGTCGCCCTCAGCTGCTACACTTCCCTCCTTACAGCCGACAGGAGCTCACCGCCATCGTGCAGGACAGACTGTCTCAG GCGTCTGCTGACGGGATCATGGACGCCTCGGCGGTTCAGTTCTGTGCCAGGAAAGTGTCGGCGGTGTCGGGCGACGCCAGGAAAGCTCTGGACATCTGCAG GCGAGCTGTGGAGGTTGTGGAGTCTGACGAGAGGAAGAAAACATCAGACCCAGAAGCTGAAACTAAAG CTTCACGGGTCAGCCTTCCTCAGGTCGCGCGGGTTCTGTCGGAGGTGTACGGCGACCGGATGGCGTCTCAGTGCGGCGGCTCTGATGGAGAGAGTTTCCCTCTGCAGCAGAAGCTGCTGgtctgctgcctgctgctgctcatacGCAACGGAAAGAGCAAAGAGATCGTCCTCGGGAAG CTCCACGAGGTTTACAGCCGTCTGTGCGCCCAGCGGCAGGTGTCTGCGGTCGGGCAGGGCgagtgtctgtctctctgcagtctGCTGGAGAGTCGAGGAATCATCGCGCTGAAGAAAGCTAAAGAGGCTCGACTCACTAAG gtgttTCTGAAGATCGAGGAGAAGGACGTTGAAAACGCTCTGAAGGATCGAACTCTGCTGGGCAGCATCCTGGCTGCTGGTCTCCCCTCGTga
- the LOC115582264 gene encoding uncharacterized protein LOC115582264 isoform X2: MQLIMCLVFVCVWTFPAVISECRFMMEGRDDLILQCQAADLDLSAKPLDVTRPDLKHQGKDVVHAYRHQQDFLTDQMDQYKRRTTLNHEDLKNGTITLRISSVDPSDSGRYRIFVPGLFTGYINITVEHQNWTKTDNSSTSGPPVTDVTEPDNPDAGNMTDGNVGVGIGVAVVVVVVFVVAAVVVVLVKLGKIKICKKMLSGPTEPEAEQNSNGPEKETLMTPETNNSHSTAQKS; the protein is encoded by the exons ATGCAGCTGATAATGtgtttagtgtttgtgtgtgtttggactttTCCTGCAGTGATCTCAG AGTGCCGGTTCATGATGGAAGGACGGGACGACCTCATTCTACAATGTCAGGCGGCTGATTTGGACTTGTCTGCTAAACCGCTGGATGTAACGAGACCGGACCTCAAACATCAGGGCAAAGATGTCGTCCACGCGTATCGACACCAACAGGACTTCCTGACTGATCAGATGGATCAGTACAAACGCAGGACGACTCTCAACCATGAAGACCTGAAGAACGGAACCATCactctccggatctcctcagtgGACCCGTCTGACAGCGGACGGTACAGAATCTTTGTCCCGGGGCTGTTTACCGGTTATATCAATATCACTGTTG AACACCAGAACTGGACAAAGACGGATAATTCCAGCACATCTGGACCTCCAGTGACAGACGTGACCGAGCCAGACAATCCTG ATGCTGGAAACATGACTGACGGGAACGTTGGTGTTGGCATCGGTgtcgctgttgttgttgttgttgtctttgttgttgctgctgttgttgtcgtCCTGGTGAAACTTGGAAAGATCA AGATTTGTAAGAAGATGCTGAGTGGACCGACGGAACCAGAAGCAGAGCAGAACTCAAACGGTCCTGAAAAGGAAACCCTGATGACTCCAGAGACCAACAACTCACACAGCACTGCACAAAAGTCCTGA
- the LOC115582264 gene encoding uncharacterized protein LOC115582264 isoform X1 translates to MMISDCFPRCCLVKMKLLPLVMFTFLFVPTLCEDSSECRFMMEGRDDLILQCQAADLDLSAKPLDVTRPDLKHQGKDVVHAYRHQQDFLTDQMDQYKRRTTLNHEDLKNGTITLRISSVDPSDSGRYRIFVPGLFTGYINITVEHQNWTKTDNSSTSGPPVTDVTEPDNPDAGNMTDGNVGVGIGVAVVVVVVFVVAAVVVVLVKLGKIKICKKMLSGPTEPEAEQNSNGPEKETLMTPETNNSHSTAQKS, encoded by the exons ATGATGATCTCTGACTGCTTTCCTCGCTGCTGTCTGGTGAAAATGAAGCTTCTCCCGCTCGTCATGTtcacttttctgtttgttcCGACATTATGTGAAGACTCTTCGG AGTGCCGGTTCATGATGGAAGGACGGGACGACCTCATTCTACAATGTCAGGCGGCTGATTTGGACTTGTCTGCTAAACCGCTGGATGTAACGAGACCGGACCTCAAACATCAGGGCAAAGATGTCGTCCACGCGTATCGACACCAACAGGACTTCCTGACTGATCAGATGGATCAGTACAAACGCAGGACGACTCTCAACCATGAAGACCTGAAGAACGGAACCATCactctccggatctcctcagtgGACCCGTCTGACAGCGGACGGTACAGAATCTTTGTCCCGGGGCTGTTTACCGGTTATATCAATATCACTGTTG AACACCAGAACTGGACAAAGACGGATAATTCCAGCACATCTGGACCTCCAGTGACAGACGTGACCGAGCCAGACAATCCTG ATGCTGGAAACATGACTGACGGGAACGTTGGTGTTGGCATCGGTgtcgctgttgttgttgttgttgtctttgttgttgctgctgttgttgtcgtCCTGGTGAAACTTGGAAAGATCA AGATTTGTAAGAAGATGCTGAGTGGACCGACGGAACCAGAAGCAGAGCAGAACTCAAACGGTCCTGAAAAGGAAACCCTGATGACTCCAGAGACCAACAACTCACACAGCACTGCACAAAAGTCCTGA
- the LOC115582264 gene encoding uncharacterized protein LOC115582264 isoform X3 encodes MMEGRDDLILQCQAADLDLSAKPLDVTRPDLKHQGKDVVHAYRHQQDFLTDQMDQYKRRTTLNHEDLKNGTITLRISSVDPSDSGRYRIFVPGLFTGYINITVEHQNWTKTDNSSTSGPPVTDVTEPDNPDAGNMTDGNVGVGIGVAVVVVVVFVVAAVVVVLVKLGKIKICKKMLSGPTEPEAEQNSNGPEKETLMTPETNNSHSTAQKS; translated from the exons ATGATGGAAGGACGGGACGACCTCATTCTACAATGTCAGGCGGCTGATTTGGACTTGTCTGCTAAACCGCTGGATGTAACGAGACCGGACCTCAAACATCAGGGCAAAGATGTCGTCCACGCGTATCGACACCAACAGGACTTCCTGACTGATCAGATGGATCAGTACAAACGCAGGACGACTCTCAACCATGAAGACCTGAAGAACGGAACCATCactctccggatctcctcagtgGACCCGTCTGACAGCGGACGGTACAGAATCTTTGTCCCGGGGCTGTTTACCGGTTATATCAATATCACTGTTG AACACCAGAACTGGACAAAGACGGATAATTCCAGCACATCTGGACCTCCAGTGACAGACGTGACCGAGCCAGACAATCCTG ATGCTGGAAACATGACTGACGGGAACGTTGGTGTTGGCATCGGTgtcgctgttgttgttgttgttgtctttgttgttgctgctgttgttgtcgtCCTGGTGAAACTTGGAAAGATCA AGATTTGTAAGAAGATGCTGAGTGGACCGACGGAACCAGAAGCAGAGCAGAACTCAAACGGTCCTGAAAAGGAAACCCTGATGACTCCAGAGACCAACAACTCACACAGCACTGCACAAAAGTCCTGA